Genomic segment of Archangium lipolyticum:
GCGAACGGCACGGTGGCGGGCATCTTCGTCCAGGGGCACGACATCACCGATCAGAAGCGGATGGAGGCCGCCCTCAAGGAGAGCGAAGCGCGCTTCCGCAACATGGCGGACCATGCTCCCGTCATGCTGTGGGTGACGGATCCCTCGGGCGCCTGCACCTACCTCAACAAGAGCTGGTACGAATTCACGGGACAGACCGAGGAGACGGGGCTGGGCTTCGGGTGGCTGGCGGCCACCCACCCGGACGACGTGAAGCGGGCCGAGGCCATCTTCCTCGAGGCCAACGCGAAGCAGGCGCCCTTCCAGCTCGAGTACCGGCTGCGGAGGAAGGACGGGGAGTATCGCTGGGCCATCGACGCGGCCTCGCCCCGCTACAGCCCCTCCGGCGAGTACCTGGGCTACATCGGCAGCGTCATCGACATCACGGAGAGCAAGCGCGCGGAGGAGGAGATGCGGCGCTTCAACCAGCAACTGGAGCGGCGGGTGCAGGAGCGCACCGCGGCGCTGCTGGAGGCCAACAAGGAACTGGAGTCCTTCAGCTACTCCGTCAGCCACGACCTGCGCGCGCCCCTGCGGCACATCATGGGTTTCGCCCAGCTGCTCGAATCGCGCACGAGCGAGAGCCTGGATGCCACCGCGCGCCGCCATGTGAAGACGATCGCCGAGGCGGCCCGGCAGGGTGGCAAGTTGGTGGATGACCTGCTCGAGTTCAGCCGCATGGGCCGCGCGGAGCTGAAGAAGGCGCCGGTGAGTCTGGGGGACCTCGTGGCGGAGGTGCGGCGCGAGCTCGCTCCCGAGGCCGAGGGACGCAAGGTGCAGTGGCGGGTGGGAGCCCTGCCCGAGGTGCAGGCCGACCCGGCGCTGTTGCGCCTGGTGTTCAAGAACCTGCTCTCCAATGCCCTGAAGTACTCGCGGCCCCGAGAGGAGGCGCTCATCGAGGTGGAGGCCCGCGACGGGGATGGCGAGCTCCAGGTCACCGTGCGCGACAACGGGGTGGGCTTCGAGATGCAGTACGTCGACAAGCTCTTCGGCGTCTTCCAGCGGCTGCACCGGCCCGAGCAGTTCGAGGGGACGGGAATCGGCCTGGCCAACGTGCGGCGCATCATCGCCCGGCATGGAGGGCGCACCTGGGCCGAGGGCGCGGTGGGGCAAGGGGCCACCTTCCACTTCACCCTGCCCCGGGCGGAGGTGGCTCGGCCACTCTCCGCCTGACGTTCCCTCCCGATGCCCCAGGTGCCCCAACGGGAGCCGCTCAGTTCGGCGGGCAGAAGATGATGTCGAAGTCCTCGGCGTTGCACGCCGCCATCACCGAGTCATCGCCGGACCACGAGTAGGACTGCGAGCAGGCCGCGTCGAAGTACCTCGCCACGACACTGTTGGGATTGTCGCGGTCGCGGCTCACGCAGGAGATGACCTTGCCGGCGGCGTTGCGCAGCTGTCCCTCCGCGGGGCAGTTCGGGAGCAGGTCCATCGGGCAGCTCCGCGTCTGCCCCGAGCAGGTCGTCGTCCCACCCAGCTCATAGGGAACGATCTTCAGGGGGAGGTTGTGGGCATCCACGTGGCTGAGGTTGAACCAGTCCCAGCTGGTGTAGGAGTAGAACACCTCGTTGAAGCCGAACTCCGCGAGCGAGTGGTGCTCGAAGCCCGGATCCTCTCCCTTGCGGAAGCCCCAGTAGCGCTTCGTGGGCATGTACGCGGTGACGGAGCCGATGGTCCGGCACGCCTCCTGGCCCGAGCCCAGGAGACCGCCCGTGATGTTGTTGCCGGCGAAGTTGACCTCGAAGCCGCACCGGTTGATGAAGCGCAGGGTGGTCTGCCCATCATTGGCGATGGCGCACCCGCGGCCCGTGCCCGGATCGGAGCCGCCGCTCACCTTGTCCAGGGTGTAGAGCTGGTTGGCGCTGCCGGTGTACGGGTACTGGACGTACTGCGTGCCGTTGTTCGCCGAGCCCCAGTACAGGTCCATCACCATGTCCGTGTGGCGCGCATGGATGCTGAACTGGTTGTTGCCCCGGGCCACGAACTTGAACTGCTGGTTGTTCGCGCCGACGTACGTCCACTGGTGGAAGTAGGCGTTCTGCGCGGTGCTGTTGTCCTTGATGTCGAGCGCCTTGTTGCTGTTGACGTTGATGATCTTCCAGTAACCATCCGACGTCGGGGAGATGTGGAACTTCTGAGCGTTGGTGCCGTTACAGTCCCACTGCTGCACCGTGGCTCCGTCCGCGGTGCTCGCCGAGGCGATGTCGACACACTTGTTGGTCATGACGGAGCGGATGACGTAGTCGCCCTCCGTGATGCTCGACACGATGGCCGTGCTCTGGAGCTGCCCGCTCACCTCGGCGCTCTCCAGCTCGTTGGCGGTGCAGCCACCCAGCCCCCCCACGACGCCCAACAACGACAGACAACGGTACACACTCATACGGAACATGGTGCTCTCCTGGGGCATGGCCCCATGAAACGGATTCGGCCTCACTCGGTGCCTTCTAGAGGGCCGACCCCCGTTTTTCGGGTCACTGCCTGAAGTCCCGAAGAGGAGGTGGTGTCCCCGGTCGCGCGCTGGTGACGGCAGTCATCACCCCTGGTGTCTGTTGTCACCAGGGGCCACGGGTCCGCGGACTCACGTTGGAGTGGGACGGCATCACCTTCAGGTGGAAATCCCCGGAATCAGCGGAATTCTACATGGCTGTGTTATTGCAGAAATTCCAGAACGTGCTCGAAAGGGCTGGTCGCGATGAACCCACTCCAACGAAGAGGAAGCACCATGAGCCGAGGTAACCCGGATGAAGCGCTGTTTGTCGTTCGCCGCCGGACACGTGTCCTGGGGGTTGCCGCATTGACCCTGCTCGCGGCCAGCACGGGTTGCGCTGTCCCCCCGGACACGGAGCAGGACGAGCGCACCGGCCATGAGGAGAAGACGCTCGCGGCGAACCCGTTGACGGTCACCCTGCGGACCTGGTCGGGCCATTACCTCGTCGCCGATCAGGGCGGTGGTGCGGACCTGATGGCGTACAGCACGCAGGCCAAGGAGTGGGAGACGTTCACACTCACGGACGTCAACGGCGGCTCGCTCGTCAGCGGAGACGTGGTGACGCTGCAGTCGATCAGCGGCCAGTGGGGCTCGGCGATCAACGGCGGCGGCAGCAACATCCGGTTCACGGCGACGACGCCACTGGCCTGGGAAGAGTTCAGCATCGTGAAGCTGAGTGGCACCGGCAACATCGTCAGCGGTGACAGGATCGCGCTGAAGACGACGGTCAGCGGGCAGTTCGTCTCCGCCGTCAACGCCGGCGGCAGCACCGTCGTCGCGTCCGCCCCCTCGGCGAGGGAGTGGGAGACCCTCACCCTGAGCATCCTGAGCGGCGGTGGTGGCGGGTCCGGCCCGGACTTCGGACCCAACGTCCGCATCTTCGACCCCTCCATGTCGATGGCGACGATCCAGAGCCAGATCGACACCATCTTCCGGCAGCAGGAGACGAACCAGTTCGGCAGCCAGCGGTACGCGTACTTCTTCAAACCGGGCCAGTACAACCTCGACGTCCAGGTCGGGTTCTACATGAACGTGTTCGGCCTCGGGCAATCGCCCGATGATGTGACGATCACCGGAGCGGTCCGTACCAAGGCGGACTGGTTCCAGGGCAATGCCACCCACAACTTCTGGCGCGGCGTCGAGAACCTCTCCATCGTCCCGACGAAGGACTCGAATACGGCGGTGTGGGCCGTCTCACAGGCGACCACCATGCGCCGCATCCACGTGAAGGGCTCCATCAACCTCTGGGATAACGCCTGGAACAACGCCTGGTCGAGCGGCGGGTTCATCGCGGATTCCAAGATCGACAACACCATCAACTCCGGAACCCAGCAGCAGTTCCTCACCCGCAATACCAGCCTGAACAACTGGGTGGGCCAGAACTGGAACATGGTCTTCGTCGGTGACGAGCAGGCTCCGGTGGGCACCTGGCCGAACCAGGTCTACACGGTCGTCGACACGACGCCGGTCATCCGGGAGAAGCCCTATCTCTTCATCGACAGCGCCGGAAACTACGCGGTCAAGGTTCCCTCCCTGAGGATCAACAGCAAGGGGACCACGTGGAGCGCCGGGACGACCGCCGGTGCGGTCCTGTCCATCGACAAGTTCCACATCGCCCGCTCCGACAGGGACACGGCCAGCACGCTCAACGCCGCGCTCAGCGCGGGCAAGCATCTGATCCTCACCCCCGGTATCTATCACCTCGCGAGCCCCCTCCAGGTGTCGAACCCGGGGACCATCGTCCTGGGGCTCGGCCTCGCGACGCTCATCCCGGACTACGGAAGCGCCGCGATGAACGTCGCCGACGTCGATGGTGTGACCATCGCGGGCGTCCTCTTCGACGCGGGCCCCACCAACTCCCCCGTGCTGCTCACGCTCGGAAACACGACGAGCACGGTCAGCCACGCGGGCAACCCCACGGCGCTCTTCGACGTCTCCTGCCGCGTGGGCGGAGCGCAGGCCGGCAACGCGACGAGCTGTGTCACCCTCAACAGCAATGACGTCTTGATCGACAACCTCTGGCTCTGGCGCGCCGATCACGGCAACGGCGTGGGTTGGGACGTGAACAAGAGCATCAACGGCATCACCGTCAACGGCAACAACGTGTCGGCCTATGGCCTCTTCGTCGAGCACTTCGAGGGGTATCAGACCGTCTGGAATGGCAACGGTGGCCGCGTCTACTTCTACCAGTCCGAGATTCCCTACGACGTTCCGAACCAGAGCCGGTGGACGCACGACGGCGTGAGGGGATACGCGTCGTACAAGGTCGCCAACTCCGTGACGAGCCATGACGCCCGGGGCCTGGGGATCTACTCCGTGTTCTACAACCCGGTGATCCTGGAGAACGCCATCGAGTCGCCGACCCACTCCGGGGTGAAGTTCCAGCACATGATCACCGTGTTCCTCGGCAGCACCGCGGGCGCGGCGATCAACCACATCATCAACGGCACGGGCAACGCGGTCACCCATCAGAACATGGTCTCGAAGTCGTCCTACTGAGCGCGCTTCCTCCGGATTGGAACAGGGGCTCCACCCACGGTGGGGCCCCTCCGCGCTTCCAGTTTTCCCTGTTCTTCCTGTATGAGTCCGCCTTCCTCGTTCCGGTGAACTCATCCAGGGAGCAACCCACGTGACCTCACCTCATCGACGCTGGTGGAAACCCCTCTTCGCTCTGGGCCTCATGGCCCTGGGCGCCTGTGGCCCTGAAGGAGATGGGTCGGAAGCAGACTCCTTGGAGGGCCATGAGGTCACCCTCGTGGCCAATCCGCTCACGCTGGCGGACTACCCCATCAAGGCGAGCGCGGACCAGCGCTACCTCGTCACCGCCACGGGAGCTCCATTCCAGTACGTCGCCGACACGCCCTGGGCGCTGCCCTCGAAGCTGAGCCAGGCGGACGTGATCGCGTACCTCGACGATCGCCAGAAGAAGGGCTTCAACACCATCCAGGTGATGCTGCTCCCACTGCTGAGCCAGTGGACGAAGAACTACTACGGCGACGTGCCCTTCAACGGCATGAACCCGGCGTCACCGGCCATCACCTCGGTGGCCACGACGGACCCCTCGGATGCGAGCGGCTACGACTACTGGGACCACGTCGAGTGGGTGATCGACCAGGCCGGTCAGCGAGGCATCCAGGTGGCGGCGGCGGTGTCCTGGTACGGCTACGGAGGCAGGGACTGGCGCCCGTACATGACGACCAGCGCGGCCACGTCCTACGGGACCTTCCTGGGCAAGCGGTTCGGGGGCAAGAACAACCTCTTCTGGATCCTGGGCGGAGACAACGATCCCATCGGCGATGTCGCCGACGTCCCGGCGGGCATGGACACGAGCGACCGCGTCGAGTCGACCAACGCCATGGCGAACGCCATCCGAGCCAACGAGACGAAGCTCCACCTGATGTCGTACCACGCGAAGCGGAGGAGCTCGTCCGCGAAGTTCTTCGTGAGCCAGCCCTGGCACACCGTCCACTTCGCGTACTCGCCCGAGACGACCTACAGCTACGTGCTCGCGGACTACAACCGCACGACGGTGCGGCCCGTGGTGATGCCCGAGTCGTATTACGACGCCCGCCCCTCCTCGCCCATCCTCGACCGCCGGCGCCTGCGCGCGCAGGCCTGGTGGTCGTACCTCAGTGGCGGCGTGGGCTTCGCCTACGGCCATGAGAACATCTGGGACATGGACTCGGACTGGAAGAACGCCTTGGGGGCTGCATCGGCCACCGACATCAAGAACCTCGCGTCCTTCCTCGCGGGTTACAAGACGCACCTGCTGCGGCCGGACCACCGGACGGGGAACACCCAGAAGTTGCTGACGGGCGGATACGGCACCACCTCCACCAACGGGGGCCTCGACTACGGAGTCTCCGCCACGGCGAGCGATGGAAGCTTCGGCCTGGCGTACTTCCCGACGACGCGCTCCGACATCGTCGTGAACCTCGCCGCGCTGGGGAGCGGCAACGTGACGCTGTCCTGGTGGAACCCGGGCACGGGTGGAGCGAAGACGCTCATTGGCACGTACACGGCGACGGGGACGCGGGCGCTCGCCTGGCCCTCGGGCTACACGGATGCGCTGCTCATAGTGGAGCGCGCGGGCAGCACCCCGCCGCCCTCGGGAACGCTCTTTCGAGCCATCAACCTCGGTGGGCCGGCGCTCACCATCGACGGACGGACCTGGGAGGCCAGCAGCGGCGCGGCCAACCTCACCCTCTCGGGCACGCGCTTCGAGGACCAGACCATTCCGCTGGTGCCCACGACGGACGCCAACCGCGCGCAGATGATCCGCTCGTGCATCTACAGCACGACCGCCGCGGTGACGATCGGCGTGGTGCCATCGGACACCTATGACGTCTACCTCTACGTATGGGAGGACAACGCGACGAAGACGTTCGACGTGCTGGTAGAGGGCAAGCTCGTCCAGGATGACTACGTGAGCGGCGCGCCCGGCCAATGGAAGCGGCTGGGCCCCTGGGTCGTCTCCGTCACGGATGGCACCCTGAACCTGACCACCTCGGGAGGCACCGCCAACCTCTCGGGCATCGAGGTCTACTACCACTGACGCGGTGAGGGGCTGGCAGTGGCTCAGCCGACCCTGAACTCTTCCAGCATTCCCTCCCGCCTGAACCGGCGCGCGTGATGGAGGAGCCTCTCAGCCGAGTCGCCCTCCTCCACCGGATGCACATACAGGGGCATCTTCCATTCGCCCGCGTGGAAACGGGCCGCGGCGACCGACACCAACTGGCTCCGATCGCGGTAGCGCAGACGGAGCAGCCCGCCCGCGGGCCACGCCAGGAATCGCACGTGAGGCAGTTCCCGCCCGAGACGGAGGGCCTGGGCCCCGCCGAGCAGGGACTCCAGACTTTCTTCCCGCACGGGAAGCTCGGCCAGCACGCGCTCGCGCAGCGGGCCTCCCGGCCACTCCTGCACCGACGCCTTCACACCGATTGAGCGGGCCGAGGAGAGAAGCGCGCGCCTCACGAGCTGGCGGTGGCATGTCCGCGCCGAGAAGGGGGAACCGCAGCTGCAGAAGAACACCACGCGCCGCCGCTGCCGCCGTTGGGCCAGTGCGAGCCCGAGGAGCTCGTAGGCATCCGCGGGGGTGACCAGCCGCATCGGGCCCTCTCCGGTTCCGACGGCGGCATTGCCGAGCCCTGGGAACCAGCGGTACCGGGCCCGGCCGGCCCGCTGCTCGAACGCGTCGTCCAGGAACCCCACGGCACGCACCTGACGACGCACGCGCACATCGACGAACACCGGAGGCTGGAACCCTCGGGCCTGCTCGACGGCGTCAAAGGCCCGCAGCAACTCCCGGGTGGAGTTGCCCCAACCCTCATAGCCCCATGCGAAGACGGTCAGCATGCGAGGAGTCTACGGCCTGCCCCTTGTCCAAACCGCGCAGCGCCTTGATCCGCCAGGCAAGAATTCAACAGGCCCGCGTAAAACATTATTTCCCTGTTTAAATCGAATAACATATTGACACTCCGATTTCGGCGCTCGCAATGTGGGCCCTTCGCCGAGGCCGGCGAATCGATGCCATCGCGTCCACGACGCTCATTGCAGGGGAGCACACCATGCCGAAGTCGAAGCAACTCTCGTCCCGCCTCCGTCCCGCCCACCGAGCCTGGCCGGCGCTCGCCGCCTTCGCCCTGGCCGCGCTCGCTCCGGCGGCCCATGCCGATTCGGCCATCTACGGCGGCGGCCCGTTCTATTCCGGCGGCACCGCGGTGATGGACGACCTGCGCAACTCGGGCTTCACCACCGTGATCCTGTGGAGCTTCCACATCGAGGACAACGGCGACCTGGTCTACAACGACATCCCGGTGGTCAAGAACGGCGCCTACATCGGCGACCCGGCCTGGCCGACGCGGCTGGCCACGCTCAAGACCGCGCCGACCTCGGTCGAGCGCATCGAAGTGTCGACCGGCGCCTGGAGCGTTCCCGATTTCGAGCGCATGGCCAGGCTGGTCAACGGCACCGCCGCCGGCTGCGGCAGCACCCTCGTCTGCGGCACCGGCAGCAACAGCATCCTGTACCGCAACTTCCAGGCGCTGAAGGCCGCCACCGGCGCCGACGCGGTCAACTTCGACGACGAGAGCGCCTACGACCTCGCCCCGACCACCCAGTTCGGGCAGATGCTGATCGGCCTGGGCTACAAGATCACCTTCGCGCCCTACACCAATCAGAGCTTCTGGAGGAACCTCAAGAACAACCTCGGCAGCGCGGTCGACCGCATCTACCTGCAGGTGTACGACGGAGGCGCCGGCAACAATCCGGCGAGCTGGAACACCGCGATGGGCATGACCGTCGATCCGGGCCTGTGGTCGCGCCACGGCACCGGCTGCGGCAGCGGCGACAGTCCGGCCACGGTGCAGAGCAAGATGAGCAACTGGAAGGCCACCGCCGGCATCGCCGGCGGCTTCATGTGGCTGTATGACGATGTCCTGGCGTGCTGGTCGCAGGGCACGACCGCGCAGTACGCGGCGGCGATCAACACCGCGGTCAGCGGCAACACCCCACCGGTGGCCAATTTCGGCGTCAGCGTGAGCGGACTGACCGCGAGCTTCAGCGACTCCTCCAGCGATATCGACGGCAGCATCGCCTCGCGCAGCTGGAATTTCGGCGACGGCAGCGGCTCGACCGCGACCAACCCCAGCCATACCTACGCCAGCACCGGCAACTACAACGTCAGCCTGACCGTGACCGACAACGGCGGCGCCAGCCACACCAGGACCCAGACCGTCTCGGTCGGCGCCGGCAACATCAACCTGGCGCTCAACAAGCCGGCGACCGGCTCCAGCGCCTGCAACAGCAGCGAAACGCCGGCCAAGGCGGTCAACGGCAGCGTCTCCGGCGGCACCACCGACAAGTTCTGCTCGTTGACCTCTTCGTCCTGGCTGCAGGTCGATCTCGGCTCCGCGCAGACGGTCAGCAGCTTCGTGGTCAAGCATGCCGGCGCGGGCGGCGAGTCGAGCACCTGGAACACCCGGGCCTTCACCATCCAGACTTCCAGCAACGGCACCAGCTGGAGCACCCCGGTGACGGTGACCAACAACACCGCCAACACCTCGACCCACTCGATCAGCCCCACCTCGGCGCGCTACATCAAACTCAACGTGACCACCCCGTCCCAGAACGGCGACCCGGCGACGCGCATCTACGAATTCGAGGTGCGCTGACCCCGCCAATCTCAAACGGCTCGAGCCGTGGCGAGACGCGGCTCGAGCAGACGGTCGACGAGGGCATCCACCTCGGCTTCCGCTTGGGCGATCGACGCCGCGAGCCGCTCATCGGCGAACTCGTCGTACTCGATCGCCACTGACTCCACATGGGTGATGCCGATGTATCCAAAGGCGGTCCGGATGCTCGGCTCCACGTGGTTCATGTGCTCGATTCGCTGTCCCTTTCCATAACCGAAGTCGCCGCGCGAGCTCAGCACCACGAGCGTCTTGTTCGCCTCCGTGAGCAGGGGCCAGTAGGGGTCGCCCTTCCGTGTGCGGTCGAAGCCGAACGTGCGGCCCACACGGACGATGTTGTCGATATAGGCCTTGAACTGCGCGGGGACGCCGAAGTTGTACATCGGCACGCCGGCGACGATCACATCCGCGGCGAGCAGCTCGTCCACCAACGCATCGCTCTCCGCGAGCGTCTCGCGCATCCAGGGCTCGCGCAATGCCGGCTTCGTGAAGGCGGAGTGGATCCACCGGCCCGTTACCGGCGTGGGCGGATTCAGCCCGACATCCCGGTAGATGACTCCATCCCGTGGGCGGGCGGCACGCCAGCGCGCCACGAACCGGGCCGTCAGACGGCGAGTATGCGAGCCATGACGGTTGACGTCGGACCCGCCTGGACGGGCACTCGAGTCGATATGCAGCAGCTCAGCCATTGTCTTGTCTCCCCTGCTCCATGAGCTTTCCCGGGCCATCCCGCGCGTGTTCGCTCTCTCGCCGTGGCGGCCCTGTGTCGCGGAAGAAGATGCGTCCGGGCACGTTCCGTGACAAACGTGTCTTTCTCAGCCGACGGCTGAATGGAACTCATCCATCCACGACCATGAGACAGCTGCCTCCACTCTCCGCGCTCCGGGCCTTCGAGGCGGCGGCCCGCCACCTCAGCTTCAAGCGGGCCGCCGGGGAACTGGGCGTGACCCCGACCGCCATCAGCCACCAGATCCGGCAACTCGAGGAGCTGCTCGGAGTCGGGCTGTTCGAGCGGCGCACCCGGCAGGTCCTGCTCACTCCCGAGGGGCAACTGCTCTACCCGGTGCTCCGCGACGGCTTCGACGCGTTCGCGAAGGCTCTGGACGCGCTCACCGCTCGCCCGTCCCGCCATGTGGTCACGCTCTCGGCGACAAACGCCTTCACGGCCCGGTGGCTGGTGCCCCGGGTCGCGGCCTTCCGCGAAACCAACCCCGGCATCGACCTGCGCCTGCACGCCTCGAACGAGCCCGTCGACTTCCGCTCCGGCGTCGCCGACGCGGCGATCCGGTACGGGCGTGGGCCCTATCCCGGGCTCGTCTCCGAGGAGCTGTTCTCCGACTCCTTCGCTCCCGTCTGCAGCCCCCGGCTCGGGATGAGACGCAAGGAGGACCTGCGCAGCCGCTCCCTGCTGCATTTCGAGTGGCGGCGCGTCGAGCGCGACACGCCGACGTGGCGCTTGTGGCTCGAGCGCGCCGATCTGCCAGGCATCGACGCCACGGGCGGGACGACCTTCACCGACGAGAGCCACGCGATCCAGGCGGCGCTCGCGGG
This window contains:
- a CDS encoding PAS domain S-box protein, whose protein sequence is MHPLDFGELFRLSPNPYMVLDRQLRYVTANDAYLRSTASRLEDIQGRFLFDLFPHDPKDPNNASVQLLRTSLERVLATRAPDVLALIPYRVPMHTEKGIVEAERFWSATHTPLLDANGEVAYILQHTVDVTELQQLKQAANEAERRETSASAALEAGVLGRARKLQEANQLLDSERRHLLNLFAQAPSFMCFLRGREHVFELANPAYGQLVGQRELVGKPVRQALPEVVGQGFVELLDQVFTTGEPFIGRGVRVLLQRHAGAPQEEAYVDFIYQPIQGANGTVAGIFVQGHDITDQKRMEAALKESEARFRNMADHAPVMLWVTDPSGACTYLNKSWYEFTGQTEETGLGFGWLAATHPDDVKRAEAIFLEANAKQAPFQLEYRLRRKDGEYRWAIDAASPRYSPSGEYLGYIGSVIDITESKRAEEEMRRFNQQLERRVQERTAALLEANKELESFSYSVSHDLRAPLRHIMGFAQLLESRTSESLDATARRHVKTIAEAARQGGKLVDDLLEFSRMGRAELKKAPVSLGDLVAEVRRELAPEAEGRKVQWRVGALPEVQADPALLRLVFKNLLSNALKYSRPREEALIEVEARDGDGELQVTVRDNGVGFEMQYVDKLFGVFQRLHRPEQFEGTGIGLANVRRIIARHGGRTWAEGAVGQGATFHFTLPRAEVARPLSA
- a CDS encoding RICIN domain-containing protein, whose translation is MFRMSVYRCLSLLGVVGGLGGCTANELESAEVSGQLQSTAIVSSITEGDYVIRSVMTNKCVDIASASTADGATVQQWDCNGTNAQKFHISPTSDGYWKIINVNSNKALDIKDNSTAQNAYFHQWTYVGANNQQFKFVARGNNQFSIHARHTDMVMDLYWGSANNGTQYVQYPYTGSANQLYTLDKVSGGSDPGTGRGCAIANDGQTTLRFINRCGFEVNFAGNNITGGLLGSGQEACRTIGSVTAYMPTKRYWGFRKGEDPGFEHHSLAEFGFNEVFYSYTSWDWFNLSHVDAHNLPLKIVPYELGGTTTCSGQTRSCPMDLLPNCPAEGQLRNAAGKVISCVSRDRDNPNSVVARYFDAACSQSYSWSGDDSVMAACNAEDFDIIFCPPN
- a CDS encoding apiosidase-like domain-containing protein — its product is MANPLTLADYPIKASADQRYLVTATGAPFQYVADTPWALPSKLSQADVIAYLDDRQKKGFNTIQVMLLPLLSQWTKNYYGDVPFNGMNPASPAITSVATTDPSDASGYDYWDHVEWVIDQAGQRGIQVAAAVSWYGYGGRDWRPYMTTSAATSYGTFLGKRFGGKNNLFWILGGDNDPIGDVADVPAGMDTSDRVESTNAMANAIRANETKLHLMSYHAKRRSSSAKFFVSQPWHTVHFAYSPETTYSYVLADYNRTTVRPVVMPESYYDARPSSPILDRRRLRAQAWWSYLSGGVGFAYGHENIWDMDSDWKNALGAASATDIKNLASFLAGYKTHLLRPDHRTGNTQKLLTGGYGTTSTNGGLDYGVSATASDGSFGLAYFPTTRSDIVVNLAALGSGNVTLSWWNPGTGGAKTLIGTYTATGTRALAWPSGYTDALLIVERAGSTPPPSGTLFRAINLGGPALTIDGRTWEASSGAANLTLSGTRFEDQTIPLVPTTDANRAQMIRSCIYSTTAAVTIGVVPSDTYDVYLYVWEDNATKTFDVLVEGKLVQDDYVSGAPGQWKRLGPWVVSVTDGTLNLTTSGGTANLSGIEVYYH
- a CDS encoding PKD domain-containing protein is translated as MPKSKQLSSRLRPAHRAWPALAAFALAALAPAAHADSAIYGGGPFYSGGTAVMDDLRNSGFTTVILWSFHIEDNGDLVYNDIPVVKNGAYIGDPAWPTRLATLKTAPTSVERIEVSTGAWSVPDFERMARLVNGTAAGCGSTLVCGTGSNSILYRNFQALKAATGADAVNFDDESAYDLAPTTQFGQMLIGLGYKITFAPYTNQSFWRNLKNNLGSAVDRIYLQVYDGGAGNNPASWNTAMGMTVDPGLWSRHGTGCGSGDSPATVQSKMSNWKATAGIAGGFMWLYDDVLACWSQGTTAQYAAAINTAVSGNTPPVANFGVSVSGLTASFSDSSSDIDGSIASRSWNFGDGSGSTATNPSHTYASTGNYNVSLTVTDNGGASHTRTQTVSVGAGNINLALNKPATGSSACNSSETPAKAVNGSVSGGTTDKFCSLTSSSWLQVDLGSAQTVSSFVVKHAGAGGESSTWNTRAFTIQTSSNGTSWSTPVTVTNNTANTSTHSISPTSARYIKLNVTTPSQNGDPATRIYEFEVR
- a CDS encoding FMN-dependent NADH-azoreductase, whose product is MAELLHIDSSARPGGSDVNRHGSHTRRLTARFVARWRAARPRDGVIYRDVGLNPPTPVTGRWIHSAFTKPALREPWMRETLAESDALVDELLAADVIVAGVPMYNFGVPAQFKAYIDNIVRVGRTFGFDRTRKGDPYWPLLTEANKTLVVLSSRGDFGYGKGQRIEHMNHVEPSIRTAFGYIGITHVESVAIEYDEFADERLAASIAQAEAEVDALVDRLLEPRLATARAV
- the gcvA gene encoding transcriptional regulator GcvA; amino-acid sequence: MRQLPPLSALRAFEAAARHLSFKRAAGELGVTPTAISHQIRQLEELLGVGLFERRTRQVLLTPEGQLLYPVLRDGFDAFAKALDALTARPSRHVVTLSATNAFTARWLVPRVAAFRETNPGIDLRLHASNEPVDFRSGVADAAIRYGRGPYPGLVSEELFSDSFAPVCSPRLGMRRKEDLRSRSLLHFEWRRVERDTPTWRLWLERADLPGIDATGGTTFTDESHAIQAALAGQGIALLSLRLVDDDLRSGTLVQPFGPVLEGYRYHLVHPAEARARPEISALRAWLRSAAAQP